The following coding sequences are from one Burkholderia stabilis window:
- the pgaC gene encoding poly-beta-1,6-N-acetyl-D-glucosamine synthase gives MTTHGIIQRLQDFVFYYPFFMSYLWMIGGVVHYFLLEEGRVLSTRTIASSGIPKISIVVPCFNEAANARSVIGHLNAMQYPNYDIIAVNDGSKDRTGDILNALAVEIPRLLVIHHARNEGKAVGLTTAAAVSNAEYLLCIDGDSLLAHDAIGWMLEHFLTDPGVGAVTGNPRIRTRTSLLGRMQVGEFSSIVGLIKRTQQVYGRIFTVSGVITMFRKTALADVGYWSSDMLTEDIDISWKLQCRDWRVVYEPHALSWILMPETLKGLYRQRLRWAKGGIQVLMKYAGTLARPTQMMMWPLFIEYLIGIAWAYSMSFILLLALVDVVHPLPPSWHVSVVPHWHGMLLVATCILQLIVGSMIDRRYDEKLLMYFLDTVWYPVAFWLISMVTTVVALPAIVLRGRGKRAVWVSPDRGIQHEERADY, from the coding sequence ATGACGACCCACGGCATCATCCAGCGCCTGCAGGATTTCGTCTTCTACTACCCGTTCTTCATGTCGTATCTGTGGATGATCGGCGGCGTCGTGCACTACTTCCTGCTCGAGGAAGGCCGCGTGCTGTCGACGCGGACGATCGCGTCGAGCGGCATCCCGAAGATCTCGATCGTCGTGCCCTGCTTCAACGAAGCCGCGAACGCGCGCAGCGTGATCGGCCACCTGAACGCGATGCAGTATCCGAACTACGACATCATCGCGGTCAACGACGGCAGCAAGGATCGCACCGGCGACATCCTCAACGCACTGGCCGTCGAGATCCCGCGGCTGCTCGTGATCCATCACGCGCGCAACGAAGGCAAGGCGGTCGGGCTCACGACCGCGGCGGCCGTGTCGAACGCGGAATACCTGCTGTGCATCGACGGCGATTCGCTGCTCGCGCACGACGCGATCGGCTGGATGCTCGAGCACTTCCTCACCGACCCGGGCGTGGGCGCCGTGACCGGCAACCCGCGCATCCGCACGCGCACGTCGCTGCTCGGCCGCATGCAGGTCGGCGAATTCTCGTCGATCGTCGGGCTCATCAAGCGCACGCAGCAGGTGTACGGCCGCATCTTCACGGTGTCGGGCGTCATCACGATGTTCCGCAAGACCGCGCTCGCCGACGTCGGCTACTGGAGCTCGGACATGCTGACCGAGGACATCGACATCAGCTGGAAGCTGCAATGCCGCGACTGGCGCGTCGTGTACGAGCCGCATGCGCTGAGCTGGATCCTGATGCCCGAAACGCTGAAGGGGCTCTACCGGCAGCGGCTGCGCTGGGCCAAAGGCGGCATCCAGGTGCTGATGAAGTACGCGGGCACGCTCGCGCGGCCGACGCAGATGATGATGTGGCCACTGTTCATCGAGTACCTGATCGGCATCGCCTGGGCGTACTCGATGTCGTTCATCCTGCTGCTCGCGCTCGTCGACGTCGTGCATCCGCTGCCGCCGAGCTGGCACGTATCGGTCGTGCCGCACTGGCACGGGATGCTGCTGGTCGCGACCTGCATCCTGCAACTGATCGTCGGCAGCATGATCGATCGTCGCTACGACGAGAAACTCCTGATGTATTTCCTGGACACCGTCTGGTATCCCGTCGCTTTCTGGCTGATCAGCATGGTCACCACCGTCGTCGCCCTGCCCGCCATCGTGCTGCGGGGCCGCGGCAAGCGGGCCGTATGGGTCAGCCCCGACCGAGGCATTCAACATGAAGAACGCGCCGATTATTGA
- the pgaB gene encoding poly-beta-1,6-N-acetyl-D-glucosamine N-deacetylase PgaB, with amino-acid sequence MQSRRTFMCGCLGTFAACSLFPGVANARMIDLLPPSDPVDGKTFRVICLHDVRDNLLSTFATSTMVDPYAVDTGTLTAIFSWLQTNNYHTVTVRQIEASRHGGKPLPPRAVLLTFDDGYRSHYTKVLPLLERFKYPAVMGIVTAWIDAPPDAPIKISDKIEMPRDYFMSWDEVQKVGRSELVELACHTHNLHHGAVANPQGNELPATTSHLYLENDKRYETDTEFEARVHDDLQTCVRQIRERTGIVARSMVWPYGAENQPVRKISTSLGMDIQFSLDAGPNTPDVPLDRLRRILMMYDVDIGGFERSMREPATNRGDVDVPERVVQVDLDQVYDPDPARQETNLGKLIERIYRMQPKSVYLQAFADPKGTGVAESLYFPNRHLPMRGDLFSRAAWQLSTRANVQVYAWMPVLAFRPPPDKHRGLEAVSAYGGAPARENGSRVYRLSPFDPGARLMIEQIYEDLGKYASFSGILFSDDAVLDDYEDAGRHALAAYSQWGLPADIGKIRASPDLMSRWTRQKTRYLIDLTRQLEQVVLANQNAGDVLTARNLFALPVLKPESEAWYAQNYDDFLAAYDFVALMAMPYMEQARDPERWMDQLVDAVRAKPRGFARTVFELQSYDWRARKDISGGALLAQMRRLRSHGAVNFGYYPDNFLNNQPDLDTMRDVMSLKSRLDPTSINALMQMQHAQGTKTP; translated from the coding sequence ATGCAATCCAGACGGACCTTCATGTGCGGATGCCTCGGTACGTTTGCCGCCTGTTCGCTGTTCCCGGGCGTTGCGAACGCGCGGATGATCGACCTGCTGCCGCCGTCCGATCCGGTCGACGGCAAGACGTTCCGCGTGATCTGCCTGCACGACGTGCGCGACAACCTGCTGTCGACGTTCGCGACGTCGACGATGGTCGATCCGTATGCGGTCGATACCGGCACGTTGACCGCCATCTTCTCGTGGCTGCAGACCAACAACTACCACACCGTCACGGTCAGGCAGATCGAAGCGTCGCGGCACGGCGGCAAACCGCTGCCGCCGCGCGCGGTGCTGCTCACGTTCGACGACGGCTACCGCAGCCACTACACGAAGGTGCTGCCGCTCCTCGAACGCTTCAAGTATCCGGCCGTGATGGGCATCGTCACCGCGTGGATCGACGCGCCGCCGGATGCGCCGATCAAGATCAGCGACAAGATCGAGATGCCGCGCGACTACTTCATGTCGTGGGACGAGGTGCAGAAGGTCGGCCGGTCGGAGCTCGTCGAGCTCGCATGCCACACGCACAACCTCCATCACGGCGCGGTCGCGAATCCGCAGGGCAACGAGTTGCCGGCCACGACGTCGCACCTCTACCTCGAAAACGACAAGCGCTATGAAACCGACACGGAATTCGAAGCCCGCGTGCACGACGATCTGCAGACATGCGTGCGGCAGATTCGCGAACGCACCGGCATCGTCGCACGCTCGATGGTCTGGCCGTACGGCGCGGAAAACCAGCCCGTGCGCAAGATCTCGACGTCGCTCGGCATGGACATCCAGTTCAGCCTCGACGCCGGCCCGAATACGCCGGACGTGCCGCTCGACCGGCTGAGGCGGATCCTGATGATGTACGACGTCGACATCGGCGGGTTCGAGCGCTCGATGCGCGAACCCGCGACCAACCGCGGCGACGTCGACGTGCCCGAGCGCGTGGTGCAGGTCGATCTCGACCAGGTCTACGACCCGGACCCGGCACGGCAGGAGACGAATCTCGGCAAGCTCATCGAGCGCATCTACCGGATGCAACCGAAATCGGTGTACCTGCAGGCGTTCGCCGATCCGAAGGGCACCGGTGTGGCCGAATCGCTGTACTTCCCGAACCGGCACCTGCCGATGCGCGGCGACCTGTTCTCGCGCGCCGCGTGGCAACTGAGCACGCGCGCCAACGTGCAGGTGTATGCGTGGATGCCGGTGCTCGCATTCCGCCCGCCGCCCGACAAGCATCGCGGGCTCGAGGCCGTCAGCGCCTACGGCGGCGCGCCCGCGCGCGAGAACGGCTCGCGCGTGTACCGGCTGAGCCCGTTCGATCCCGGCGCGCGGCTGATGATCGAGCAGATCTACGAGGATCTCGGCAAGTACGCGTCGTTCAGCGGCATCCTGTTCAGCGACGACGCCGTGCTCGACGATTACGAGGATGCCGGCCGGCACGCGCTGGCCGCCTATTCGCAGTGGGGGCTGCCGGCCGACATCGGCAAGATCCGCGCGAGCCCGGACCTGATGAGCCGCTGGACGCGGCAGAAGACACGCTACCTGATCGACCTGACGCGCCAGCTCGAACAGGTCGTGCTCGCGAACCAGAACGCGGGCGACGTGCTGACCGCGCGCAACCTCTTCGCGCTGCCGGTGCTGAAGCCCGAGTCCGAAGCGTGGTACGCGCAGAACTACGACGATTTCCTCGCCGCCTACGACTTCGTCGCGCTGATGGCGATGCCGTACATGGAACAGGCCCGCGACCCCGAGCGCTGGATGGACCAGCTCGTCGACGCCGTGCGCGCGAAACCGCGCGGCTTCGCGCGCACCGTGTTCGAGTTGCAGTCGTACGACTGGCGCGCGCGCAAGGACATCTCCGGCGGTGCGCTGCTCGCGCAGATGCGGCGGCTGCGCAGCCACGGCGCGGTGAACTTCGGCTACTACCCGGACAACTTCCTGAACAACCAGCCGGATCTCGACACGATGCGCGACGTGATGTCGCTGAAGTCGCGTCTCGATCCGACGTCGATCAACGCGCTGATGCAGATGCAGCACGCGCAGGGGACGAAGACACCATGA
- the pgaA gene encoding poly-beta-1,6 N-acetyl-D-glucosamine export porin PgaA, with amino-acid sequence MANYRQRKRTLVAPSNRRLLVHTPLVLLLVASGPCFSAEGDTESGGIREIAGANGVPDPKPPDPATQGSLAPDGPDAQDAPLPNAPTLIAQASSAQMPNTGAPAAQAPSPQTPGTPMPDAQPPVAQPAGAQASEAETPNAQAPDLRTADPATVRNDVFGLASSGGAIKALEEAKARPDVFSAVDLARLEELSIRQQVRGGRDKSRAMTSTDRFDGLDGALRAADALDKRMPPTPEYSPVRTALAGDRTVAYAARGDMKTAVATFETIPPDAEVSIDALAAVGDAYLYLSEPGKANVVYQRALKQASASPTDSATRGFQYGARTRTIELREGLFWSYVDQGRPAEANQALDDIGKSLPPANQVRTWGPENDDYLRYYRLRAQYLIYTGRVDEGIAALEKLEKEVPFNAEVRAAHADAVSGQSHPRQAIAMYRASLTDHPDSVDMLAGLGRAALSADDYATAKSVDQTVDDTFPDSGAVRGFKRDYNAYRSPVFTTDLSYEHGNSALADNSFTSDSYVYSQPFGDNWRVFSHTFFGYAQTDGGNISRTRTGVGGDYRHGPLTVQGEVTRSLGTDGRTGGRGSITYNLDDYWTVSGALDSNDNSLPWKAYVAHIWGRSANVAVVYRQNDRREVKLSYGVSRYSDSNLHQEIAATATQRVYTSANQLVNVSLDLGTDSNTRQDAPYFNPGRDYAAAATVMHQLTLWKKGDMSLQQRLSASGGVYNERGFGTSPLWTARLEHAWTFKHDITLTYGVEVSSHAYDGQRERSETGFLSVNLPF; translated from the coding sequence CGCAAACGCACCCTCGTCGCGCCGTCGAATCGGCGGCTCCTCGTGCACACACCGCTCGTGTTGCTGCTCGTCGCGTCCGGCCCCTGCTTCTCTGCCGAAGGCGATACGGAATCGGGCGGCATCCGCGAAATCGCCGGCGCCAACGGCGTGCCGGATCCGAAACCGCCGGACCCGGCGACACAGGGTTCGCTCGCGCCGGACGGGCCGGACGCTCAGGACGCACCGCTACCGAATGCACCGACACTGATCGCGCAGGCCTCGAGCGCCCAAATGCCGAATACCGGCGCGCCTGCTGCTCAGGCGCCATCCCCGCAGACACCCGGCACGCCGATGCCCGATGCGCAGCCGCCGGTTGCCCAACCCGCTGGCGCTCAGGCATCCGAAGCGGAAACACCGAATGCGCAGGCGCCCGACCTCCGCACCGCCGACCCGGCCACCGTCCGCAACGACGTGTTCGGCCTCGCGTCGAGCGGCGGCGCGATCAAGGCGCTGGAAGAAGCGAAAGCGCGCCCCGACGTTTTCTCCGCCGTCGATCTCGCGCGGCTCGAGGAACTGTCGATTCGCCAGCAGGTGCGCGGCGGGCGCGACAAATCGCGCGCGATGACGAGCACAGACCGCTTCGACGGGCTCGACGGCGCATTGCGCGCCGCCGACGCGCTCGACAAACGGATGCCGCCCACGCCCGAGTATTCGCCGGTCAGGACCGCGCTCGCCGGCGACCGCACGGTTGCCTATGCGGCGCGCGGCGACATGAAGACGGCCGTCGCGACGTTCGAGACAATTCCGCCGGATGCGGAAGTCTCGATCGACGCGCTGGCAGCCGTCGGCGACGCATACCTGTACCTGAGCGAACCGGGCAAGGCCAACGTCGTGTACCAGCGCGCGCTGAAGCAGGCGAGCGCGTCGCCGACGGACAGTGCGACGCGCGGCTTCCAGTACGGCGCGCGCACACGCACGATCGAATTGCGCGAGGGGCTGTTCTGGTCGTATGTCGACCAGGGGCGCCCGGCGGAAGCGAACCAGGCGCTCGACGATATCGGCAAATCGCTGCCGCCGGCCAACCAGGTGCGTACGTGGGGGCCGGAAAACGACGACTACCTGCGCTACTACCGGCTGCGCGCGCAGTACCTGATCTACACGGGCCGGGTGGACGAAGGAATCGCCGCGCTCGAAAAGCTCGAGAAGGAAGTGCCGTTCAATGCCGAGGTGCGCGCCGCGCATGCGGACGCCGTATCGGGCCAGTCGCATCCGCGCCAGGCGATCGCGATGTATCGCGCATCGCTGACCGACCACCCGGACAGCGTGGACATGCTCGCCGGGCTCGGCCGCGCGGCACTGTCGGCCGACGACTACGCGACCGCGAAGAGCGTCGACCAGACCGTCGACGACACGTTCCCCGACAGCGGCGCCGTGCGCGGATTCAAGCGCGACTACAACGCGTACCGCAGCCCCGTGTTCACGACCGACCTGAGCTACGAACACGGCAACAGCGCGCTGGCCGACAACAGCTTCACGTCGGACAGTTATGTGTATTCGCAACCGTTCGGCGACAACTGGCGCGTGTTTTCCCACACGTTCTTCGGTTATGCGCAAACCGACGGCGGCAACATCAGCCGCACGCGCACGGGTGTCGGCGGCGACTACCGGCACGGGCCGCTGACGGTCCAGGGCGAAGTCACGCGCTCGCTCGGCACCGACGGGCGAACCGGCGGCCGCGGTTCGATCACGTACAACCTCGACGACTACTGGACGGTCAGCGGCGCGCTCGATTCCAACGACAACTCGCTGCCGTGGAAGGCCTATGTCGCGCACATCTGGGGCCGTTCGGCGAACGTCGCGGTCGTGTACCGCCAGAACGACCGCCGCGAAGTCAAGCTGAGCTACGGCGTGAGCCGCTACAGCGATTCGAATCTCCACCAGGAGATCGCCGCGACCGCCACGCAGCGCGTGTACACGTCCGCGAACCAGCTCGTCAACGTGTCGCTGGATCTCGGCACCGACAGCAACACGCGGCAGGACGCGCCCTACTTCAACCCGGGCCGCGACTACGCGGCCGCCGCGACCGTCATGCACCAGCTGACGCTGTGGAAGAAAGGCGACATGTCGCTGCAGCAGCGCCTGTCGGCATCCGGCGGCGTGTACAACGAGCGCGGATTCGGCACCAGCCCGCTGTGGACCGCCCGCCTCGAACACGCGTGGACGTTCAAGCACGACATCACGCTGACCTACGGCGTCGAGGTCAGCAGCCATGCGTACGACGGCCAGCGCGAACGCTCCGAAACCGGCTTCCTGTCGGTCAACCTGCCGTTCTAG